The following coding sequences lie in one Allochromatium vinosum DSM 180 genomic window:
- a CDS encoding YgaP family membrane protein — MTTNVGEKDRLYRAIAGVIILLWGISNANALGLIGFVVLATAYFRWCPVYIPMDVDTTKS; from the coding sequence ATGACCACGAATGTTGGTGAAAAAGACAGACTCTATCGCGCCATCGCCGGCGTCATCATCCTGCTCTGGGGCATCTCCAATGCCAACGCGCTCGGACTGATCGGTTTCGTCGTCCTGGCGACGGCTTATTTCCGCTGGTGCCCGGTCTATATTCCGATGGACGTCGACACGACCAAGAGCTGA